In Polaribacter sp. L3A8, a genomic segment contains:
- a CDS encoding 4-hydroxyproline epimerase, which translates to MSRKTFFCVDAHTCGNPVRVVAGGGPNLIGANMSEKRQHFLKEFDWIRKGLMFEPRGHDMMSGSILFPPHNPANDFAILFIETSGCLPMCGHGTIGTITIAIEEGLITPKIPGKIRMEAPAGLVEIEYKTTGKKVDWVKLKNVKSYLAAENLTVDCPELGELTFDVSYGGNFYAIVDPQKNFSGIHNFTASKIVQYSQIVRANINLKYPNLFVHPEDETIKDVTHMLWTGNPLDSTSSGRNAVFYGDKAIDRSPCGTGTSARLAQLFGKGKLKVGEEFIHESFIGSKFTGLVEEVTTLNGKPAIIPSVKGWAKIYGYNTIIIDDEDDPYAHGFQVI; encoded by the coding sequence ATGAGTAGAAAAACTTTTTTTTGTGTTGATGCACACACTTGTGGGAATCCTGTGAGAGTTGTTGCAGGTGGTGGCCCTAACTTAATTGGCGCAAATATGAGCGAAAAGCGTCAGCATTTTTTAAAAGAATTCGATTGGATTCGAAAAGGCTTAATGTTTGAACCAAGAGGTCATGATATGATGAGTGGTTCTATTTTGTTTCCACCTCACAACCCAGCAAACGATTTTGCCATTTTATTTATAGAAACTTCTGGCTGTTTGCCAATGTGTGGTCATGGAACAATTGGCACAATTACAATTGCTATAGAAGAAGGTTTAATAACCCCAAAAATTCCTGGTAAAATTAGAATGGAAGCGCCTGCAGGTTTGGTTGAAATTGAATACAAAACCACAGGAAAAAAAGTAGATTGGGTAAAATTAAAAAATGTAAAAAGTTATTTAGCTGCAGAAAACTTAACTGTAGACTGTCCAGAATTAGGTGAACTTACTTTTGATGTTTCTTATGGAGGAAATTTTTATGCAATTGTAGATCCGCAGAAAAATTTTAGTGGTATTCATAACTTTACAGCAAGTAAAATTGTTCAATATTCGCAAATAGTAAGAGCAAATATCAATTTAAAATACCCTAATTTATTTGTGCATCCAGAAGATGAAACCATTAAAGATGTAACACACATGTTGTGGACAGGCAATCCTTTAGATTCAACATCTTCTGGCAGAAATGCAGTTTTTTATGGCGATAAAGCAATAGATAGAAGCCCTTGTGGAACAGGTACTTCTGCAAGATTAGCACAATTATTTGGGAAAGGAAAATTAAAAGTTGGTGAAGAGTTTATTCATGAAAGCTTTATCGGTTCTAAATTTACAGGTTTAGTGGAAGAAGTAACCACTTTAAATGGCAAACCTGCAATAATACCAAGCGTAAAAGGATGGGCAAAAATTTATGGTTACAATACAATTATTATTGATGATGAAGATGATCCTTATGCACATGGTTTTCAAGTGATTTAA
- a CDS encoding DUF885 domain-containing protein gives MKNLKSLCILICFVCISLTTAQSKNELAKIIEVYETQRDYKFNPFESVEKTNEYYKLEADFATEMIQKINKISLENLSESDKISRELLLFVLQDKIDEVKFKMHLNPITNEVAFHLNLGNMGSKVLKTKEDVAKYLKDLEKLNSKIDYNINLLRAGVAAGISQPKAVFSNYSFTYDKHIVLDVTKSEFYKPFLNLPASLSNQEKEDFIKKATKSIQENVVEKFKEIKAFFEDEYFLNTREELGVNNTPNGEAFYQNRINFYTTSQEYTAEDIHQIGLKEVARIKAEMQTIINELQFEGTFADFLQFLRTEEQFYPKTAKELLMFARDIAKRIDAELPKYFKTLPRKPYGVVPVPAAIAPNYTGGRYSGSSSDDTAGFYWVNTYNLSSRTLYTIPALTAHEAVPGHHLQISLNNELPKDEIPKFRRNLYLSAYGEGWGLYAETLADEMGIYTTPYEKFGKFTYEMWRACRLVVDTGIHAKGWSRQQVIDYLAENTALSIHEVTTETDRYISWPGQAISYKIGEIKIRELRKKAEKELKEKFNIRDFHEVILGVGTVTLSIMENRVNNYINQKLNE, from the coding sequence TTGAAAAATTTAAAATCTCTTTGTATTCTAATTTGTTTTGTGTGTATTTCTTTAACTACAGCACAAAGTAAAAACGAATTGGCAAAAATTATTGAAGTTTATGAAACGCAAAGAGATTATAAATTTAATCCATTTGAATCTGTAGAAAAGACAAACGAGTATTATAAACTTGAGGCAGATTTTGCAACGGAAATGATTCAAAAAATAAATAAGATTTCTCTAGAAAATCTTTCTGAATCAGATAAAATTTCTAGAGAATTATTGCTTTTTGTCTTACAAGATAAAATAGACGAAGTTAAGTTTAAAATGCACCTAAATCCGATTACAAATGAAGTTGCTTTTCATTTGAATTTAGGAAATATGGGTTCTAAAGTTCTAAAAACAAAAGAAGATGTTGCAAAATATTTAAAGGATTTAGAAAAACTTAATAGTAAAATAGATTATAATATAAACTTACTAAGAGCAGGGGTTGCAGCAGGAATTTCTCAACCCAAAGCAGTTTTTAGCAATTATAGTTTTACATATGATAAACATATTGTTTTAGATGTAACTAAAAGTGAATTTTACAAACCTTTTTTAAATTTACCTGCATCTTTATCAAACCAAGAAAAAGAAGATTTTATAAAGAAAGCAACAAAAAGTATTCAAGAAAATGTAGTAGAAAAATTTAAAGAAATAAAAGCTTTTTTTGAGGATGAATATTTTCTAAATACTAGAGAAGAATTGGGTGTAAATAACACTCCAAATGGAGAAGCGTTTTATCAAAACAGAATAAATTTTTACACTACTAGCCAAGAATATACTGCAGAAGATATTCATCAAATTGGTTTGAAAGAAGTTGCACGAATTAAAGCAGAAATGCAAACAATAATTAACGAACTTCAATTTGAAGGAACTTTTGCAGACTTCTTGCAATTTTTAAGAACAGAAGAGCAATTCTATCCAAAAACGGCAAAAGAATTATTAATGTTCGCAAGAGATATCGCTAAAAGAATTGATGCTGAATTGCCAAAATATTTTAAAACATTACCAAGAAAACCTTATGGAGTTGTGCCGGTTCCTGCAGCAATTGCGCCCAATTATACAGGAGGTAGATATTCTGGAAGCAGCAGTGATGACACAGCTGGCTTTTATTGGGTAAATACCTATAATTTATCAAGCAGAACTTTGTATACAATTCCTGCATTAACAGCTCATGAAGCAGTTCCTGGGCATCATTTACAAATATCTTTAAACAACGAATTACCAAAAGATGAAATTCCGAAATTTAGAAGAAATTTATATTTATCTGCTTATGGTGAAGGTTGGGGTTTGTATGCAGAAACGCTGGCAGATGAAATGGGAATTTACACAACACCTTACGAAAAATTTGGAAAATTTACCTACGAAATGTGGCGTGCTTGTAGGTTAGTTGTAGATACAGGAATTCATGCGAAAGGTTGGTCTAGACAGCAAGTAATTGATTATTTGGCAGAAAATACAGCATTGTCAATCCACGAAGTTACTACAGAAACAGACAGGTATATTTCTTGGCCTGGACAAGCAATTTCTTACAAAATTGGTGAAATTAAAATTCGTGAATTGCGTAAAAAAGCAGAAAAAGAATTAAAAGAAAAATTTAATATTAGAGATTTTCATGAAGTAATTTTAGGTGTTGGTACTGTAACATTATCAATCATGGAAAATCGAGTGAATAATTATATCAATCAGAAATTAAATGAGTAG
- a CDS encoding aldehyde dehydrogenase (NADP(+)) translates to MITGKNYIGNKLSAKGNKTFTTFNPELNQENESVFTEATTEEINEAVSLATKAYKEYSKISGTKKAAFLNAIADEILALDDVLIKTYCLESGLPEGRANGERGRTVGQLRGFANLIAAGSWVDATIDKGDATREPQPKPDIRKLNFPLGPVVVFGASNFPLAFSTAGGDTAAALAAGCPVLVKSHPMHAGTGELIATAVIKAAEKTKMPNGVFSNLNSSGIEVGQKLVSNSGVKAVGFTGSIKGGRALYDLAAKREEPIPVFAEMGSINPVVLLPKALENRAVNIATIYAGSITVGTGQFCTNPGLLLGIKSEGLTTFVHTLSEEIVKINPSVMLHPNIKKGYLNNKEKVVSQKGVSVTANFTEDVKANYAQQAVVTVNGSEFLKNTTLHLEVFGPFSMVVQCENEAELENVIDHLEGQLTGTIIADDNELENHTNIVNALQNRVGRIIFNGVPTGVEVCESMVHGGPYPASTDSRFTAVGVGSIKRWVRPFSYQDWPNNLLPDELKNENPLGILRSIDGKKSTEKIN, encoded by the coding sequence ATGATTACAGGAAAAAACTATATAGGAAATAAATTATCAGCAAAAGGAAACAAGACTTTTACAACCTTTAATCCAGAATTAAATCAAGAAAACGAATCTGTTTTTACAGAAGCAACAACCGAAGAAATAAATGAAGCTGTAAGTTTAGCAACCAAAGCTTATAAAGAATACAGTAAAATTTCTGGCACTAAAAAAGCAGCATTCTTAAATGCAATTGCAGATGAAATTTTGGCTTTAGACGATGTATTAATTAAAACATATTGTTTAGAAAGTGGTTTACCAGAAGGACGTGCAAATGGAGAAAGAGGAAGAACAGTTGGGCAATTAAGAGGTTTTGCCAATTTAATTGCAGCAGGTTCTTGGGTAGATGCAACTATAGATAAAGGAGATGCAACTAGAGAGCCACAACCAAAACCAGATATTAGAAAACTTAACTTTCCATTAGGTCCAGTAGTTGTTTTTGGTGCAAGTAATTTTCCTTTAGCATTTTCTACTGCTGGTGGAGATACTGCAGCAGCTTTAGCAGCAGGTTGTCCTGTACTTGTAAAATCACATCCAATGCATGCAGGAACAGGAGAATTAATTGCTACAGCAGTTATAAAAGCAGCAGAAAAAACCAAGATGCCAAATGGGGTTTTCTCTAACTTAAATTCTAGTGGTATAGAAGTTGGTCAAAAATTAGTTTCAAATTCAGGAGTAAAAGCAGTTGGTTTTACAGGAAGTATAAAAGGAGGAAGAGCTTTGTATGATTTAGCCGCAAAAAGAGAAGAACCAATTCCGGTTTTTGCAGAAATGGGTAGTATAAATCCTGTTGTATTATTACCAAAGGCATTAGAAAACAGAGCCGTTAATATTGCAACTATTTATGCAGGTTCTATTACTGTTGGTACAGGTCAGTTTTGTACAAACCCTGGATTACTTTTAGGTATAAAATCAGAAGGATTAACCACTTTTGTACATACATTATCAGAAGAAATTGTAAAAATAAATCCTTCTGTTATGTTGCATCCAAATATTAAAAAAGGCTATTTAAATAATAAAGAAAAGGTGGTTTCTCAAAAAGGAGTTTCTGTAACTGCAAATTTCACAGAAGATGTAAAAGCCAATTATGCACAACAAGCTGTTGTTACTGTAAATGGAAGTGAATTTCTTAAAAACACAACTTTACACTTAGAGGTTTTTGGACCTTTTTCTATGGTTGTTCAATGTGAGAATGAAGCTGAATTAGAAAACGTAATTGACCATTTAGAAGGGCAATTAACAGGAACTATTATTGCAGATGATAATGAATTAGAAAACCACACAAATATTGTAAATGCGCTACAAAATAGAGTTGGACGAATTATTTTTAATGGAGTGCCAACAGGTGTAGAAGTTTGTGAATCTATGGTTCATGGAGGTCCTTATCCTGCATCTACAGATAGTAGATTTACAGCAGTTGGTGTTGGTTCTATAAAACGTTGGGTAAGACCTTTTAGTTATCAAGATTGGCCAAATAATTTATTGCCAGACGAATTAAAGAACGAAAATCCTTTAGGAATTTTAAGATCAATAGACGGAAAAAAATCAACTGAAAAAATTAATTAA
- a CDS encoding dihydrodipicolinate synthase family protein, producing the protein MSIQWNGVMPAVFTWLKESKSGALEIDLDITQKQAAVILKAQGKGGSRMSGLVGSGTLGENSYLSAKQRLSLLKSLSEVAKEYNVPLISGAAAETKEELAKIIEGLATVGVDTVMVMPPKTKAVPSEKEMYEYYALSETTAKDAGVTIMPYNNPDAAGYHALSTDLLKRLSVLPKVTALKISTIDVSIIETLMLENKDLKILAGVDTVTVYAGLAGASGGITGVGTIFPKASVTMQEYVLNGEWAEANKISQALNSLSYLDAQPLLMEYLKLAMGIHHNDVAGGLRTFGKKLTQQQIDDVRARYILAKERLEVLDLIS; encoded by the coding sequence ATGAGTATACAATGGAATGGCGTAATGCCGGCCGTGTTTACATGGCTGAAAGAGTCAAAATCTGGCGCTCTTGAAATTGACCTTGATATAACACAAAAACAGGCCGCAGTTATTTTAAAAGCTCAAGGAAAGGGCGGAAGCAGAATGAGCGGACTTGTTGGTTCTGGTACTCTGGGAGAGAATAGCTACCTGAGCGCCAAACAGCGTCTTTCTTTACTTAAATCCCTTTCTGAGGTTGCTAAAGAATACAATGTTCCGTTGATTAGTGGAGCTGCAGCAGAAACTAAGGAAGAACTTGCCAAAATCATTGAAGGACTTGCAACAGTTGGAGTTGATACCGTTATGGTCATGCCACCAAAAACTAAGGCGGTTCCTTCTGAAAAAGAAATGTATGAGTACTATGCACTTTCTGAAACAACTGCAAAAGATGCAGGTGTAACAATTATGCCTTATAACAACCCTGATGCAGCCGGTTATCATGCGCTCTCAACGGACCTTCTTAAAAGACTTTCTGTGCTGCCTAAAGTAACTGCTCTTAAAATATCGACTATAGATGTTTCAATTATTGAAACTCTGATGTTAGAGAACAAAGATTTAAAAATTTTGGCAGGAGTAGACACAGTAACTGTATATGCAGGACTCGCTGGAGCAAGCGGTGGGATTACAGGTGTAGGTACTATCTTCCCAAAAGCAAGTGTTACTATGCAGGAGTATGTTTTAAATGGAGAATGGGCAGAGGCTAACAAAATTTCTCAGGCTTTAAATTCCTTATCGTATCTAGATGCTCAGCCGCTGCTTATGGAATATCTTAAGCTTGCTATGGGAATTCATCATAATGATGTTGCTGGAGGGCTGCGTACCTTTGGTAAGAAATTAACTCAACAACAAATTGATGATGTGCGTGCAAGGTATATTCTGGCAAAAGAAAGACTTGAAGTTCTGGACTTAATAAGTTGA
- a CDS encoding AraC family transcriptional regulator: MIVLPFKIAKPEKNSFVFQIDDTHPFYDKLHQHEEIQISLIVKGEGTLIVGDTVNSFKKGDIFIIGSAIPHVFKSDIKASESSYMLTLFFTYKSFGKDFFELEELQEVTTFFKRSKHGFKITSKKKIASDVFFQLEKSTKLNQLILLLQLLKICSNTSYKSLSSFIYDKKYSDNEGNRMRTIFEYTMNNFTQKITLEEISTIANMTKNAFCKYFKKRTNKTYFQFLMELRIENACKLLISDKEASIAGIAEQCGYYNISNFNRQFQIYKQQSPSEFKNSFS, translated from the coding sequence ATGATTGTACTCCCTTTTAAAATAGCGAAACCAGAAAAGAATTCTTTTGTTTTTCAGATAGACGATACACATCCTTTTTATGACAAATTACATCAGCATGAAGAAATACAAATAAGTTTAATTGTTAAAGGTGAAGGCACTTTAATTGTTGGTGATACTGTTAATTCTTTTAAAAAAGGCGATATCTTTATTATTGGTAGCGCAATTCCTCATGTTTTTAAAAGTGATATAAAAGCCTCTGAAAGTTCATATATGCTTACGTTATTTTTTACCTATAAATCTTTTGGAAAAGACTTTTTTGAACTAGAGGAATTGCAAGAAGTCACTACTTTTTTTAAACGATCTAAACATGGTTTTAAAATTACTTCTAAAAAAAAGATTGCAAGTGATGTATTTTTTCAACTTGAAAAATCTACAAAACTAAATCAATTAATTCTCTTACTTCAACTTTTAAAAATCTGTTCTAATACTAGTTATAAAAGTTTATCTTCTTTTATTTACGATAAAAAATATTCTGATAATGAAGGAAATAGAATGCGAACTATTTTTGAATATACTATGAACAATTTTACTCAAAAAATAACGCTTGAAGAAATAAGTACCATTGCAAATATGACTAAAAATGCGTTTTGTAAATATTTTAAAAAACGAACTAATAAAACTTATTTTCAGTTTTTAATGGAGTTAAGAATTGAAAATGCTTGCAAACTTTTAATAAGTGATAAAGAAGCTTCTATTGCTGGTATAGCAGAGCAATGTGGGTATTATAATATTTCTAATTTTAATAGACAGTTTCAAATTTATAAACAACAATCGCCTTCAGAATTTAAGAATTCTTTTTCTTAA
- a CDS encoding T9SS type A sorting domain-containing protein codes for MKKITLFTLFTLSISVGFSQINVQDFEGSNLEFIKGGVTTLVVENPSKTGLNTSDNCLQFSRNDNSKWWAFATIPVDPIATISVTDNPKFLSIMVRYSAQSDLGVRFNANEDKPAGTESGIIRALNTYDASAPDTWQEIVWEIKDDKDAFAFTLGSLDRLVFHPDMGFVNVPAGQVLSTTKLAYIDNIRILDENPLATASINDASLEDAFSIYPSAVSSVFTVKTTKTISDISIFSVLGKNVTNNLVKLENETYNISSLSSGMYIVKITSENGNFITKKIIKE; via the coding sequence ATGAAAAAAATTACTCTTTTTACCTTATTTACACTATCAATTAGTGTTGGATTTAGCCAAATTAACGTTCAAGATTTTGAGGGCTCTAATTTAGAATTTATTAAAGGTGGTGTTACCACTTTAGTAGTAGAAAACCCAAGTAAAACAGGTTTAAATACTTCAGATAATTGTTTACAATTTTCAAGAAATGATAATAGCAAATGGTGGGCATTTGCTACAATACCTGTAGATCCTATTGCTACAATAAGCGTTACTGATAATCCTAAGTTTTTAAGTATCATGGTACGTTATTCAGCTCAGTCAGATTTAGGAGTACGTTTTAATGCTAACGAAGATAAACCTGCTGGTACAGAATCGGGAATTATAAGAGCATTAAACACTTATGATGCTTCTGCACCAGATACCTGGCAAGAAATTGTATGGGAAATTAAAGATGATAAAGATGCTTTTGCATTTACTCTTGGCTCTTTAGATAGATTGGTGTTTCATCCAGATATGGGTTTTGTAAATGTTCCTGCAGGTCAAGTACTAAGCACTACAAAACTAGCTTATATAGATAATATTCGTATTTTAGATGAAAACCCTTTAGCTACTGCTAGTATTAATGATGCTAGCTTAGAAGATGCTTTCTCTATTTATCCAAGTGCTGTTTCTTCTGTCTTTACAGTAAAAACTACTAAAACTATAAGTGATATTTCTATATTTAGTGTTTTAGGTAAAAATGTTACTAATAATCTTGTAAAGTTAGAAAACGAAACCTACAACATTAGTTCTTTATCATCAGGAATGTACATCGTTAAAATTACTAGTGAAAACGGAAATTTTATCACCAAAAAAATAATTAAAGAGTAA